One genomic segment of Amycolatopsis granulosa includes these proteins:
- a CDS encoding hydroxymethylglutaryl-CoA lyase translates to MTVRELGLPQREASRGDLPGRVTIWEVGPRDGLQNEQAIVGLDTKLEFLDRLADAGLRTLEATSFVHPKWVPQLADADDLLAGLDRREGVRYPVLVPNERGLDRALALGVESIAIFGSATETFARKNLNRSFDEQFAMFEPVVRRARHEGLQVRAYLSMCFGDPWEGAVPVEQVAAAGRRLLDMGCFQLSLGDTIGVATPGHVEAVLAAFGDVSALAVHFHDTYGQALSNTLAALRSGVTTVDSSAGGLGGCPYAKAATGNLATEDLVWMLDGLGIDHGVDLDALVRTSAWMAERLGRPSPSRVVKALTGG, encoded by the coding sequence GTGACTGTGCGGGAGCTGGGCCTGCCCCAGCGCGAGGCGTCGCGGGGCGACCTGCCGGGCCGGGTGACGATCTGGGAGGTCGGGCCGCGCGACGGGCTGCAGAACGAGCAGGCGATCGTCGGGCTGGACACCAAGCTGGAGTTCCTCGACCGGCTGGCCGATGCCGGGCTGCGCACGCTGGAGGCCACCAGTTTCGTGCACCCGAAGTGGGTGCCCCAGCTCGCCGACGCCGACGACCTGCTGGCCGGGCTCGACCGGCGCGAGGGCGTCCGCTACCCGGTGCTGGTGCCCAACGAGCGCGGGCTGGACCGGGCGCTCGCGCTCGGCGTCGAGTCGATCGCCATCTTCGGCAGCGCCACCGAGACCTTCGCGCGCAAGAACCTGAACCGCTCGTTCGACGAGCAGTTCGCGATGTTCGAGCCGGTGGTGCGCCGCGCCCGGCACGAGGGCCTCCAGGTGCGGGCGTACCTGTCGATGTGCTTCGGCGACCCGTGGGAGGGCGCGGTGCCGGTCGAACAGGTGGCGGCCGCGGGCCGGCGGCTGCTCGACATGGGCTGTTTCCAGCTGTCCCTGGGCGACACGATCGGCGTGGCGACGCCGGGTCACGTCGAAGCGGTGCTGGCGGCCTTCGGTGACGTGAGCGCGCTGGCCGTGCACTTCCACGACACCTACGGCCAGGCGCTGTCCAACACCCTGGCCGCACTGCGGTCCGGAGTGACCACAGTGGACTCGTCGGCGGGCGGCCTCGGCGGCTGCCCGTACGCGAAGGCGGCGACGGGCAACCTGGCGACCGAGGACCTGGTGTGGATGCTCGACGGCCTGGGCATCGACCACGGCGTCGACCTGGACGCGCTGGTGCGCACGAGCGCCTGGATGGCCGAGCGGCTGGGCCGCCCCAGCCCGTCGCGCGTGGTCAAGGCGCTGACCGGCGGCTAG
- a CDS encoding TetR/AcrR family transcriptional regulator: MPVVTETRTRQDRAAGTRTLILDAAVACLVELGYAGASTLAIQAKAGVSRGRLLHHFPSRDELLVAASQHLSASRLRQTEERLAEQLAGEPEGPRRVERCIELLWMTFHEPAFWAAVELWTAARTNPALAEALRPQERALRDAIRRVGDRIWGPAVCAHPRYPELRELLFTSMRGAALPYAFEKERRPAHDPHVALWKSLARRLLFADGQC, translated from the coding sequence ATGCCCGTGGTGACCGAAACCCGGACCCGGCAGGACCGCGCGGCCGGAACGCGCACCCTGATCCTGGACGCGGCGGTCGCGTGCCTGGTCGAGCTCGGCTACGCCGGTGCCTCCACGCTCGCGATCCAGGCCAAGGCCGGGGTGTCCCGCGGCCGCCTGCTGCACCACTTCCCGTCGCGGGACGAGCTGCTGGTCGCGGCCTCGCAGCACCTGTCGGCGAGCCGGTTGCGGCAGACCGAGGAGCGGCTCGCCGAACAGCTCGCCGGTGAGCCGGAGGGGCCGCGCCGGGTCGAGCGGTGCATCGAGCTGCTGTGGATGACCTTCCACGAACCGGCGTTCTGGGCGGCCGTCGAGCTGTGGACCGCGGCGCGCACCAATCCCGCGCTGGCCGAGGCCCTGCGCCCGCAGGAACGCGCACTGCGGGACGCGATCCGCCGTGTCGGCGACCGGATCTGGGGACCGGCGGTGTGCGCGCACCCGCGTTATCCGGAGCTGCGGGAGCTGCTGTTCACCAGCATGCGGGGCGCGGCCCTGCCCTACGCCTTCGAGAAGGAGCGGCGGCCGGCACACGACCCGCACGTCGCCCTGTGGAAGTCGCTGGCCCGCCGCCTGCTCTTCGCGGACGGCCAGTGCTGA